From the Solanum stenotomum isolate F172 chromosome 4, ASM1918654v1, whole genome shotgun sequence genome, one window contains:
- the LOC125863153 gene encoding mediator of RNA polymerase II transcription subunit 6-like — MTTTPMMPPMGNANFDGGAPALPPQPGTDMTGICFRDQLWLNTYPLDRNLVFDYFALSPFYDWTCNNEQLRSRSIHPLDISQLSKMTGSEYMLSEVMEPHLFVIRKQKRDGPEKVTPMLTYYILDGSIYQAPQLCNVFAGRLGRGLYHISKAFSFASSKLEKTGYVASENERSASESKAAKETIDFKELKRVDHILASLQRKLPPVPPPPPFPEGYVPPSTAEASENQQAETQLPPVDPIIDQGPSKRMKV, encoded by the exons ATGACGACGACACCGATGATGCCGCCGATGGGGAACGCAAACTTTGACGGCGGAGCACCGGCCTTACCGCCGCAACCGGGGACTGACATGACGGGAATATGCTTCAGGGACCAGTTATGGCTGAATACGTATCCACTGGACCGAAACCTAGTATTTGACTATTTTGCTCTCTCCCCATTCTACGACTGGACTTGCAACAATGAGCAACTACGATCACGATCCATTCATCCACTCGATATTTCTCAGCTCTC GAAAATGACAGGCAGTGAATATATGCTGAGTGAAGTTATGGAGCCACATCTCTTTGTCATCCGTAAGCAAAAGAGGGATGGCCCCGAGAAGGTCACACCGATGCTGACTTATTACATCTTGGATGGTTCAATATACCAAGCTCCACAGCTCTGCAATGTGTTTGCAGGTCGACTG GGACGTGGTTTATATCATATATCAAAAGCTTTCAGTTTTGCATCTTCAAAGTTGGAAAAGACTGGATATG TGGCTTCTGAAAATGAGAGGTCAGCATCTGAATCTAAGGCTGCTAAGGAGACCATTGACTTCAAGGAACTTAAGCGAGTTGATCATATTCTTGCTTCCTTACAACGCAAG CTACCACCAGTACCTCCGCCCCCACCTTTTCCGGAAGGTTATGTGCCACCTTCCACAGCAGAAGCCTCTGAAAACCAGCAAGCAGAAACCCAGTTGCCTCCAGTTGATCCCATTATCGATCAAGGCCCGTCTAAGAGAATGAAAGTATGA
- the LOC125862216 gene encoding profilin-1, producing the protein MSWQTYVDDHLMCDIEGTGRHLSSAAILGFDGSVWAQSPNFPKFKAEEITNIMKDFDEPGHLAPTGLFLAGIKYMVIQGEPGAVIRGKKGAGGITIKKTAQALIFGVYEEPVTPGQCNMVVEKIGDYLVDQGY; encoded by the exons atgTCGTGGCAAACCTATGTAGATGATCACTTGATGTGTGACATTGAAGGTACTGGTCGCCATCTCTCTTCTGCAGCCATCCTCGGGTTCGATGGTAGTGTCTGGGCTCAGAGTCCCAATTTCCCTAAG TTTAAAGCAGAGGAGATCACTAACATCATGAAAGATTTTGATGAACCTGGACATCTAGCTCCAACTGGTCTATTCCTTGCCGGGATAAAATACATGGTCATCCAAGGAGAACCTGGTGCTGTTATCCGTGGGAAAAAG GGTGCTGGTGGCATAACTATTAAGAAGACTGCCCAGGCACTGATTTTTGGTGTCTATGAGGAACCAGTGACTCCAGGACAGTGCAACATGGTGGTTGAGAAAATTGGTGATTACCTTGTTGATCAGGGATATTAA